Proteins encoded by one window of Aphidius gifuensis isolate YNYX2018 linkage group LG2, ASM1490517v1, whole genome shotgun sequence:
- the LOC122850352 gene encoding scoloptoxin SSD14-like, which produces MICNGLINMQWMGMGGGFLMTIYERSTKQGYFLNARDVAPYAAHAGMFENVKLNASIKNGLSIAVPGEIAGYWAAHQKFGKIPWDELFNPTIKICEEGWNITKKLANAVKFLENVVRNDPTLRKMFVNNTTGAIKKEGDYVKPDKICQTLLEISKNGPDIFYNGEIGRKIIEDVQKNGSTMMMDDLKKYQVKWSKPVTTNFLNMTLYTSNFPGSGGLFAFILNVFDEFKFTPDSLKGWNNTIQTYHRIIETWKYAYAVRSKMGDADYVDMTEVLGNLTSKEFAKSIRQKIIDDKTWNDPAHYGAGSGLLEDHGTSHISVLAPNGDAVAVTSTINTYFGSGIVSEQTGIILNNAMDDFSIDSVASMSNNLANNKNNNIKGGKRPLSSMIPSIITSSNGDVRIVLGGAGGTRIPTSVSLVLARYLWMDVDLEKAVDACRIHQQLFPVTSSYEYGINSAIVDGLQKFGHSLRPSSYPVFSGVYVISKINDTIYGSVDDRKGGDITGL; this is translated from the exons ATGATTTGCAATGGTTTAATAAACATGCAGTGGATGGGAATGGGTGGGGgatttttaatgacaatttatGAACGTTCTACGAAGCaaggatattttttaaatgcacgAGATGTGGCACCATACGCTGCTCATGCTGGCATgtttgaaaatgtaaaattaaatgcttcaattaaaaatggatTATCAATAGCTGTACCAGGTGAAATTGCTGGATACTGGGCTGCTCATCAAAAATTTGGTAAAATACCATGGGATGAGCTGTTTAATCCAACGATTAAAATATGTGAAGAAGGATGgaatataactaaaaaattagcCAATGCTgtcaaatttttagaaaatgttGTACGAAACGATCCAACATTAAG aaaaatgttcgtaaataatacaactggagcaataaaaaaagaaggggACTATGTAAAACCTGATAAAATTTGTCAGACACTGTTggaaatatctaaaaatggcccagatatattttacaatggtGAAATtggtagaaaaattattgaagatGTGCAAAAAAACGGAAGTACCATGATGATggatgatttgaaaaaatatcaagtcaaATGGTCAAAACCAGTGACAacaaattttctaaatatgaCATTATACACGTCAAATTTTCCGGGAAGTGGTGGattatttgcatttattttaaatgtttttgacgaatttaaatttactccaGATAGTTTGAAAGGTTGGAATAATACAATTCAAACATATCATAGAATTATTGAAACGTGGAAGTATGCATATGCTGTTAGAAGTAAAATGGGTGATGCTGATTACGTTGATATGACtgag gtGCTAGGCAATTTGACATCAAAAGAATTTGCAAAATCAattagacaaaaaataattgatgataaaacttGGAATGATCCAGCTCATTATGGTGCAGGTAGTGGACTCTTGGAGGATCATGGTACATCACACATATCAGTGCTAGCACCCAATGGTGATGCTGTTGCTGTAACAAGCACTATCAACACTTa TTTTGGAAGCGGTATTGTAAGCGAACAAACtggtatcattttaaataatgcgatggatgatttttcaatagattCTGTAGCTAGTATGTCAAACAACTTagcaaacaataaaaacaataacataAAGGGAGGAAAAAGACCATTGTCATCAATGATACCTTCAATAATCACGTCATCAAATGGAGATGTTAGAATAGTACTTGGTGGAGCTGGAGGAACTAGAATACCAACATCTGTGTCATTA GTACTTGCCCGATACTTGTGGATGGATGTAGATCTTGAAAAAGCTGTTGATGCGTGTAGAATTCATCAACAGCTTTTTCCAGTGACATCTTCCTATGAATATGGAATAAACAGTGCTATTGTCGATGGACTTCAAAAATTTGGGCATTCATTAAGACCTTCTAGTTATCCTGTATTTAGTGGAGTTTATGTTATTTCCAAAATTAATGATACCATTTATGGATCTGTAGATGATCGTAAGGGTGGTGATATTACTGgtttataa